One genomic region from Pseudomonas sp. R5-89-07 encodes:
- a CDS encoding DUF2946 domain-containing protein has protein sequence MKFAHTDRSLIAWMLYCSVLFNVFACSIGHGQMVGMQLNGISGQFCTVDPRTQAPVPSNSTDDSLPTLAKAFGCPLCSTGGMGPALSSHLNVAVLPQPHAPPPAVVLAADIPARFTWPTAHPRAPPVSA, from the coding sequence ATGAAATTCGCCCATACCGACCGCTCGCTCATTGCCTGGATGCTGTATTGCAGCGTCCTGTTCAATGTGTTCGCCTGCAGCATCGGGCATGGGCAGATGGTCGGGATGCAGCTCAACGGCATCAGCGGTCAGTTCTGTACGGTTGACCCGCGCACCCAGGCGCCCGTGCCCTCGAACTCGACCGATGACAGCCTGCCAACGCTGGCCAAGGCGTTCGGCTGCCCGCTGTGCTCCACGGGCGGCATGGGCCCCGCGCTCAGCAGTCACCTGAATGTGGCGGTGCTGCCACAGCCGCACGCACCGCCTCCGGCCGTGGTACTCGCCGCTGACATCCCTGCCCGCTTCACCTGGCCTACGGCTCACCCGCGCGCGCCGCCTGTTTCTGCCTGA